One window of the Devosia sp. 2618 genome contains the following:
- a CDS encoding HNH endonuclease — MTIHVSPEACPALVLNADFRPLSYYPLSLWSWQDAIKAVCLDRVNIVSLYDTVIHSPSFEMRLPSVVSLKDYVKPARHPAFTRFNVFLRDHFQCQYCGAKDDLTFDHVIPRSKGGLTTWDNVVAACAPCNLRKANRMPSEIRMFPHQAPYHPTVHDLHNNGRAFPPNHLHQSWLDYLYWDIELEP, encoded by the coding sequence GTGACCATCCACGTGTCGCCTGAGGCCTGTCCCGCGCTTGTGTTGAACGCCGATTTTCGGCCGCTCAGCTATTACCCGTTATCGCTCTGGTCGTGGCAGGACGCGATCAAGGCGGTGTGTCTCGATCGGGTCAATATCGTCAGTCTCTACGACACGGTCATCCACTCGCCCAGCTTCGAAATGCGGCTGCCCAGCGTCGTGTCGCTCAAGGATTATGTTAAGCCCGCGCGCCATCCGGCGTTCACCCGCTTTAACGTCTTCCTGCGCGATCACTTCCAGTGCCAATACTGCGGCGCCAAGGATGATCTGACCTTCGATCACGTCATTCCGCGCTCCAAGGGCGGGCTGACGACCTGGGATAATGTCGTGGCTGCCTGTGCGCCATGCAATCTGCGCAAGGCCAACCGGATGCCCAGCGAAATCCGCATGTTCCCGCATCAGGCACCGTATCACCCGACGGTGCATGACCTGCACAATAATGGCCGGGCCTTCCCGCCCAACCATCTGCATCAGAGTTGGCTCGATTACCTCTACTGGGATATCGAACTGGAGCCGTGA
- a CDS encoding type II toxin-antitoxin system ParD family antitoxin gives MAISAELGENLEKVVADLVENGRYNSKSEVLREGVRLVQEREARFKELSALIQEGEDDIAAGRVYPADEVFDRVREAIAKVAAAKKAS, from the coding sequence ATGGCCATCAGCGCGGAACTGGGCGAAAATCTCGAAAAGGTCGTGGCCGACCTCGTCGAAAACGGCCGCTACAACTCCAAAAGCGAAGTGCTGCGCGAAGGCGTACGGCTCGTGCAGGAGCGCGAGGCGCGGTTCAAGGAATTGTCTGCCCTAATTCAAGAAGGCGAGGATGATATCGCCGCCGGCAGGGTGTACCCGGCTGATGAGGTTTTCGACCGAGTTCGAGAAGCTATTGCGAAAGTTGCGGCTGCAAAGAAAGCTTCGTGA
- a CDS encoding type II toxin-antitoxin system RelE/ParE family toxin, producing the protein MRVQISGVAERDLLNIALYIAADNPERAFSFVDELQASCRGLGDGPLRFALIPGFEKREFRRRTHGRYAIIYRVEDDVIRVVRILSSSMDLKSVLDDH; encoded by the coding sequence ATGCGAGTGCAGATTTCAGGCGTCGCAGAGCGCGACCTTCTGAATATCGCCTTGTATATCGCTGCCGATAACCCTGAACGAGCCTTCAGTTTTGTCGATGAGTTGCAAGCGTCCTGCAGGGGCCTTGGGGACGGCCCGCTGCGTTTTGCGCTTATTCCCGGCTTTGAGAAGCGCGAATTTCGTCGGCGGACTCACGGCCGGTACGCCATCATCTACCGTGTCGAAGATGACGTGATCCGTGTCGTACGTATTCTATCATCTTCTATGGATCTGAAGTCGGTGCTCGACGACCACTAA
- a CDS encoding disulfide bond formation protein B, which translates to MAASIFQPLDKKSAGLAFVLGLATILGALGSQYIGRLVPCELCLEQRLSYYYGLPILLAILVLWNRLPLAVWYVAMAIVIAIFVWGAYMGGYHAGVEWGFWPGPTACTGVGEMMDFNALSNLTPVIGCDVVQFRFLGISLAGYNALISVAIVVLLGISIWAQTRRGKRV; encoded by the coding sequence ATGGCCGCATCGATTTTCCAGCCGCTCGACAAGAAGTCGGCAGGCCTCGCTTTTGTCCTGGGCCTCGCCACCATTCTGGGCGCACTGGGCTCACAATATATTGGCCGACTGGTGCCGTGCGAACTGTGCCTCGAACAGCGGCTGTCTTATTATTACGGCCTGCCGATCCTGCTCGCGATCCTGGTACTATGGAACCGTCTGCCATTGGCTGTATGGTATGTGGCCATGGCCATCGTCATCGCCATTTTCGTCTGGGGCGCCTATATGGGCGGCTACCACGCGGGCGTCGAATGGGGCTTCTGGCCCGGCCCAACCGCCTGCACTGGCGTCGGCGAGATGATGGACTTCAATGCGCTCAGCAACCTGACCCCGGTCATCGGCTGCGACGTCGTGCAGTTCCGTTTCCTCGGCATTTCACTCGCCGGCTACAACGCACTGATCTCGGTTGCCATCGTGGTTCTGTTGGGCATTTCGATCTGGGCCCAAACGCGCCGGGGCAAGCGGGTTTAG
- a CDS encoding DUF72 domain-containing protein, which produces MGKTGAIRTGTAGWVFEPWRGSFYPDGLVQKKELAYASSRLGSIEINATFRANQKPESFAKWAGEARDGFVFSIKGPQLVTHIKRLKNCEIELANFFASGPLALGAKLGPFVWQLPPNVSYDRDVLASFLALLPKTTSEYVALAGKSDARLKSAPYLDVAGVSVIRHAIELRNASFDNPEVAALLAEHNVARVIADTAENPSRELTADFAYCRLQGPAHGDGQGYQTGDIADWAKTVKGWADGGKDVFAYFVHEDKLHAPDNAIALRQAAGITLAGD; this is translated from the coding sequence ATGGGCAAGACGGGCGCGATCCGCACGGGAACGGCCGGTTGGGTATTTGAACCCTGGCGCGGCAGCTTTTATCCCGATGGCCTCGTGCAGAAAAAAGAGCTGGCCTATGCCAGTTCGCGCCTCGGCAGCATCGAAATCAACGCCACCTTCCGCGCCAACCAGAAGCCGGAAAGCTTTGCCAAATGGGCCGGCGAAGCGCGCGACGGCTTCGTGTTCTCGATCAAGGGCCCGCAACTGGTGACCCACATCAAGCGGCTCAAGAATTGCGAAATCGAGCTCGCCAATTTCTTTGCCTCGGGTCCGCTGGCATTGGGCGCAAAGCTCGGACCCTTCGTCTGGCAACTGCCGCCCAATGTCAGCTATGACCGTGACGTGCTTGCGAGCTTCCTCGCCCTGCTGCCCAAGACCACGTCCGAATACGTGGCGCTCGCCGGCAAGTCCGATGCGCGGCTGAAGTCGGCGCCCTATCTCGACGTGGCCGGGGTCAGCGTCATTCGGCACGCGATCGAACTGCGCAATGCCAGCTTCGACAATCCTGAAGTCGCGGCCCTGCTTGCCGAGCACAATGTGGCCCGCGTCATCGCCGATACCGCCGAAAATCCATCGCGCGAACTGACCGCCGATTTCGCCTATTGCCGCCTGCAGGGCCCCGCTCACGGTGATGGGCAAGGCTATCAGACCGGCGACATTGCCGACTGGGCCAAAACGGTCAAAGGCTGGGCGGATGGCGGCAAGGACGTCTTTGCCTACTTCGTGCACGAGGACAAATTGCACGCGCCAGACAATGCCATTGCCCTGCGGCAGGCGGCTGGCATCACCTTGGCGGGTGATTGA
- a CDS encoding outer membrane protein — protein sequence MKRFGIMLSAILLASTGAQAADLGWNSGASPIYSPTSAANWSGFYAGVNAGYGWGTLTREPSAGGPKHENNSGGFSLGGQVGYNLDLGGFVLGTEADLQWANIGYSEDIANVGSFKSGIDFYGTIRGRAGFAFGQVMPYVTGGFAAGRGTSSVTSGNVTTSESANHMGWTVGAGLEAQATENISFKAEYLYVDLGTQTYAGPLGGLNGIDATHRFSVVRAGLNYKF from the coding sequence ATGAAGCGTTTCGGCATCATGCTCTCCGCCATCCTTTTGGCCTCCACTGGCGCGCAGGCGGCCGACCTCGGCTGGAACAGCGGCGCGAGCCCGATCTATTCCCCCACCTCGGCCGCAAACTGGTCAGGCTTTTACGCAGGCGTGAACGCCGGCTACGGCTGGGGCACGCTGACGCGTGAACCATCCGCTGGCGGCCCAAAGCACGAAAACAATAGCGGCGGCTTCAGCCTCGGCGGTCAGGTTGGCTACAACCTCGATCTCGGCGGCTTCGTGCTCGGCACCGAAGCGGACCTGCAGTGGGCCAATATCGGCTATAGCGAAGACATCGCCAATGTCGGTTCGTTCAAGTCGGGCATCGACTTCTACGGCACCATCCGTGGCCGTGCCGGCTTCGCCTTTGGTCAGGTCATGCCCTATGTCACCGGTGGTTTTGCCGCTGGCCGTGGCACTTCGAGCGTCACCTCGGGCAATGTGACCACTTCGGAATCGGCCAACCATATGGGCTGGACCGTCGGCGCGGGTCTTGAGGCCCAGGCCACCGAAAACATCAGCTTCAAGGCCGAATATCTCTATGTCGACCTCGGCACCCAGACCTATGCCGGCCCACTCGGCGGCCTCAATGGCATCGACGCGACCCACCGCTTCAGCGTCGTTCGCGCTGGCCTGAACTATAAGTTCTAG
- a CDS encoding D-alanyl-D-alanine carboxypeptidase family protein — MLFVRRLVLVIVLALLSLAPARANPMLLVDMDSFEVLYAQDAGQPWHPASLTKMMTAYVTFEQIALGKVTLDTPVIISRKAFNEAPSKSGLPVGSALTMKDALYVMLVKSANDVSIAIAETVAGDEASFVAMMNDVSARMGLTATHYTNANGLHDPKQFTSARDQAILALYIRQNFPQYMPIFGTSAVILNGKKLESENKLLAGFAGTTGMKTGFVCASGLNLVATVERNGRRFMAVIMGGSSGRDRNERAAELVLRGLSGDARPTGQTVLSLANNPSAAPIDMRPLICGKDAKTYVAAQEAAFPMGLKGQPSYLTDTVAANSYVATDLGRLAVGVSLPRPRPPHNPTFPASTAEAAVAVDLRPGLPVAATAGTVPFPRPRPSF, encoded by the coding sequence TTGTTGTTTGTCCGCCGTCTTGTCCTCGTCATTGTTTTGGCATTGCTGAGCCTTGCGCCTGCCCGCGCCAATCCGATGCTGCTGGTCGATATGGACAGCTTCGAAGTGCTCTACGCACAGGATGCCGGCCAGCCCTGGCACCCCGCATCGCTGACCAAAATGATGACCGCCTATGTGACCTTCGAGCAGATCGCGCTCGGCAAGGTGACGCTCGACACCCCGGTGATCATCTCGCGCAAGGCCTTCAACGAGGCGCCGTCAAAGTCCGGCCTGCCGGTCGGCAGCGCGCTGACCATGAAGGACGCGCTCTATGTCATGCTGGTCAAATCGGCCAATGACGTCTCCATCGCCATTGCCGAAACCGTGGCCGGCGATGAGGCCAGCTTTGTCGCGATGATGAATGACGTATCGGCGCGCATGGGCCTGACGGCGACGCACTATACCAATGCCAACGGCCTGCATGACCCCAAGCAGTTCACCTCGGCCCGAGACCAGGCGATCCTGGCGCTCTATATCCGCCAGAATTTCCCGCAATACATGCCGATCTTTGGCACCAGCGCGGTGATCCTCAACGGCAAGAAGCTGGAATCGGAAAACAAGCTGCTGGCCGGATTTGCCGGCACCACCGGCATGAAGACCGGTTTCGTCTGTGCCTCGGGTCTCAATCTCGTCGCCACCGTCGAGCGCAATGGCCGCCGCTTCATGGCCGTGATCATGGGCGGCTCATCGGGTCGCGATCGCAATGAGCGCGCCGCCGAACTGGTGCTGCGCGGCCTCTCGGGTGACGCAAGGCCAACCGGCCAGACCGTGTTGTCGCTTGCCAACAATCCAAGCGCCGCGCCAATCGACATGCGCCCGCTGATCTGTGGCAAGGACGCCAAGACCTATGTCGCGGCGCAGGAAGCAGCTTTCCCGATGGGCCTCAAGGGCCAACCGAGCTACCTGACCGACACCGTCGCGGCCAATTCCTATGTCGCGACCGATCTGGGTCGTCTCGCCGTCGGCGTCAGCCTGCCGCGCCCGCGCCCACCGCACAACCCGACCTTCCCAGCTTCGACCGCAGAAGCGGCAGTTGCCGTCGACCTGCGCCCCGGCCTGCCCGTTGCGGCGACCGCTGGAACTGTCCCATTCCCGCGACCGCGCCCGAGTTTTTAA
- a CDS encoding DJ-1/PfpI family protein, whose product MTTFVTILTHDYADWETALINAAARSYYGIETRFATPGGKPVISAGGLNVTPDLAVEDIDVNAIDVLLVNGGNAWSKPDAPDVSKVLIAARDAGKTVAGVCDGTLALARAGLLDDVAHTSNSAENLTPTGYKGAALYRDQPDAVVAGKIVTAPGSAPVSFMGAVMETLGLRDDNLNFYIGLYGAEHRKA is encoded by the coding sequence ATGACCACCTTCGTTACCATCCTTACCCACGACTATGCCGATTGGGAAACCGCTCTGATCAACGCAGCCGCGCGCTCCTACTATGGGATCGAGACCCGTTTCGCGACGCCGGGCGGCAAGCCGGTGATTTCGGCGGGCGGGCTCAACGTCACGCCCGATCTGGCGGTGGAAGACATTGACGTCAACGCCATCGACGTTCTGCTGGTCAATGGCGGCAATGCCTGGAGCAAGCCCGACGCTCCCGATGTGTCCAAGGTGCTGATTGCCGCACGCGATGCGGGCAAGACCGTGGCCGGCGTTTGCGACGGGACACTGGCGCTGGCCAGGGCCGGGCTGCTCGACGACGTCGCCCACACCTCCAACTCGGCGGAGAACCTGACGCCAACCGGGTATAAGGGCGCGGCGCTTTATCGTGACCAGCCCGATGCGGTGGTCGCCGGCAAGATCGTCACCGCGCCCGGTTCGGCGCCGGTGAGTTTCATGGGCGCCGTGATGGAAACGCTGGGCCTGCGCGACGACAATCTGAACTTTTACATCGGCCTTTATGGCGCCGAGCACAGGAAGGCCTGA
- a CDS encoding helix-turn-helix domain-containing protein yields the protein MSLHDTSKSSNCTAMSDVLNRIGDKWSVMVVGMLGRNGTLRFNELKRMINGVSQRMLTLTLRNLERDGLVTRTIYPEVPPRVEYGLTEMGKTLDGPISKLWDWSAENHTSIIEARAIYDAREHAVAAAAEPRKVAYAQG from the coding sequence ATGTCCCTGCACGATACCTCGAAATCTTCTAACTGCACCGCCATGTCCGATGTGCTCAACCGCATCGGCGACAAGTGGAGCGTGATGGTGGTGGGCATGCTGGGCCGCAATGGCACGCTGCGTTTCAACGAGCTCAAGCGCATGATCAACGGCGTGTCGCAGCGCATGCTGACGCTGACTTTGCGCAATCTGGAACGCGATGGTCTGGTCACGCGGACCATCTATCCAGAAGTGCCGCCGCGCGTTGAATATGGCCTGACCGAAATGGGCAAGACGCTCGACGGTCCGATCAGCAAGCTGTGGGACTGGTCCGCCGAAAACCACACTTCCATCATCGAAGCTCGCGCCATCTACGATGCGCGCGAGCACGCGGTGGCCGCTGCCGCCGAGCCGCGCAAGGTCGCCTACGCGCAGGGCTAG
- the aac(3) gene encoding aminoglycoside 3-N-acetyltransferase, with product MSLWTRSQLAGHLSALGLERGDAVLVHAGLRAVGPILGGPDVLIGALGDVVGSQGTILGYCDWQVDASAPELRAETPPFDPRTSRAIRDNGAFPELLRTTPGARRSASPGASCAALGERAEWFTADHALDYGYGPQSPFGKLVAAHGKTLMLGAPLDTMTLLHHAEHLADIPDKRVLRYEAPILVDGQTVWRWFEEFNTGEPVVDGLDDDYFEEVVEDFLTTGQGRRGLIGHAPSVLVDAPAVVDFAVRWLERRFGG from the coding sequence GTGTCGCTCTGGACACGATCTCAGTTGGCCGGGCACCTTTCAGCGCTGGGCCTTGAGCGAGGCGATGCGGTGCTGGTCCATGCCGGCTTGCGCGCGGTAGGCCCAATTCTGGGCGGCCCCGATGTGCTGATCGGCGCACTGGGCGATGTGGTCGGCAGTCAGGGCACGATCCTTGGCTATTGCGACTGGCAGGTCGACGCCTCGGCGCCTGAACTGCGCGCCGAAACCCCGCCATTTGATCCGCGCACCTCGCGTGCCATTCGCGACAATGGCGCCTTTCCCGAACTGCTGCGCACCACGCCCGGCGCCCGCCGCAGCGCCAGCCCCGGTGCCTCCTGCGCCGCCTTGGGCGAGCGGGCGGAGTGGTTCACCGCCGACCATGCGCTCGACTATGGCTACGGGCCGCAATCGCCCTTTGGCAAACTGGTCGCCGCTCATGGCAAGACGCTGATGCTGGGCGCGCCGCTCGACACCATGACGCTGCTGCATCATGCCGAGCATCTGGCCGATATTCCCGATAAACGCGTCCTGCGCTATGAAGCGCCGATCCTTGTCGACGGCCAAACGGTCTGGCGCTGGTTTGAGGAGTTCAACACCGGCGAGCCGGTGGTCGACGGGCTGGATGACGACTATTTCGAAGAGGTGGTCGAAGATTTCCTCACCACCGGCCAAGGCCGCCGCGGACTGATCGGCCATGCCCCAAGCGTTCTGGTGGACGCCCCGGCGGTCGTCGATTTTGCCGTCCGCTGGTTGGAACGAAGATTTGGGGGATAG
- a CDS encoding MATE family efflux transporter — translation MPPQPSPLWRRFSLFLVPLMASNILQALSGTVNSIYVGQMIGVEALAATATFFPIMFFLMSFIIGLSAGSTVLIGQAWGARNVDKVKKVAGTTLAATIVLGLIVAVVGGIWTEQILTVLGAPENIRAMSVGYARIVLIGMPGFFIFLVVTSVLRGVGDTVTPLFSLILSMVVSLLVTPALIQGWFGLPQLGVNAAAYAFIAGFLSVLTFLFFYMRARKMPLAPDRVLLGAMLRPDFQLLGLILKLGVPAGLQMVISSISGIVIVGLVNGFGSNATAAYGALGQVMSYVQFPAMSIGIAASIFGAQAIGAGQVGQLGAITRTALTLNLIITGGLVLLAYLFSEHLVALFITDPAVVQLTETLLHVVLWSMICFGWSVVFSGMMRASGTVYAPMVLSLACILLIELPGAVMLSKTSLGLTGIWIAYATSFTMMLVLQASWYQFVWKKKKIVALI, via the coding sequence ATGCCTCCCCAGCCTAGTCCGCTCTGGCGCCGCTTCTCCCTGTTTCTCGTGCCGCTTATGGCATCCAATATTCTGCAGGCGCTTTCGGGCACCGTGAACTCGATCTATGTCGGGCAGATGATTGGCGTCGAAGCGCTGGCCGCGACCGCGACCTTCTTCCCGATCATGTTCTTCCTGATGAGCTTTATCATCGGGCTGTCGGCGGGTTCGACGGTGCTGATCGGGCAGGCCTGGGGCGCCCGCAATGTCGATAAGGTCAAAAAGGTCGCCGGCACGACGCTGGCCGCGACCATCGTGCTGGGCCTTATCGTTGCTGTGGTCGGCGGCATCTGGACCGAACAGATCCTGACCGTGCTGGGCGCGCCAGAGAACATCCGCGCCATGTCGGTGGGCTATGCCCGCATCGTGCTAATCGGCATGCCGGGCTTTTTCATTTTCCTTGTCGTCACCTCCGTCCTGCGCGGCGTCGGCGATACGGTGACGCCACTGTTCTCGCTGATCCTCTCCATGGTGGTCAGCCTGCTGGTGACGCCTGCGCTGATCCAGGGATGGTTCGGCCTGCCGCAACTGGGCGTCAATGCTGCCGCCTATGCGTTTATCGCCGGCTTCCTCAGTGTTCTCACGTTCCTCTTTTTCTATATGCGCGCCCGCAAGATGCCGCTGGCGCCCGACCGGGTTCTGCTGGGCGCCATGCTGCGGCCGGACTTCCAGCTGCTGGGCCTCATCCTCAAGCTGGGCGTACCGGCAGGTCTGCAAATGGTGATCTCGTCGATTTCCGGCATTGTCATTGTCGGGCTGGTCAACGGCTTTGGCTCCAACGCCACCGCCGCCTATGGCGCCCTCGGACAGGTGATGAGCTATGTCCAGTTCCCGGCCATGTCGATCGGCATTGCCGCCTCGATCTTTGGCGCACAGGCGATCGGCGCCGGTCAGGTTGGCCAGCTCGGCGCCATTACCCGTACCGCGCTGACGCTGAACCTGATCATCACCGGCGGCCTGGTGCTGCTGGCCTACCTGTTCAGCGAGCATCTGGTGGCGCTGTTCATCACCGATCCGGCCGTGGTTCAGCTCACCGAAACGCTGCTGCATGTGGTGCTGTGGAGCATGATCTGCTTTGGCTGGAGCGTTGTGTTCTCGGGCATGATGCGTGCCAGCGGCACGGTCTATGCACCCATGGTGCTGTCGCTGGCCTGTATCCTTCTGATCGAACTGCCCGGCGCAGTGATGCTGAGCAAGACGAGCCTTGGCCTCACCGGCATCTGGATCGCCTATGCCACCAGCTTCACCATGATGCTCGTGTTGCAGGCCAGCTGGTATCAGTTCGTCTGGAAGAAAAAGAAGATCGTTGCGCTGATCTGA
- a CDS encoding AzlC family ABC transporter permease — protein sequence MSTLAPASYRFSDQFYAGARACIPVCISVAAYGVVWGVLARGAGLSLFEVILMSGLVFAGSAQFVALDLWTATPSSLPIGPLILAALIVNLRYLLLTATLRPLFRPDQQLKGALMMGIVSDETWAMTVGEMSKGRGTIGFLLGGGVLAYCVWMATTVTGHVLGSAIDDPTKYGLDFAFTATFLALLLGMWKGKGDLVPWIVAALVAIVSAKYIEGSWYILIGGIVGSLAGAIAERLRHAH from the coding sequence ATGAGCACTCTCGCGCCCGCCTCCTATCGTTTCTCCGATCAGTTTTATGCTGGCGCCCGCGCCTGTATTCCGGTCTGCATTTCGGTCGCCGCCTATGGCGTGGTCTGGGGTGTGCTGGCGCGCGGCGCAGGGCTGAGCCTCTTCGAAGTCATCCTGATGAGCGGGCTGGTGTTTGCCGGTTCGGCACAGTTTGTGGCGCTCGATCTGTGGACCGCGACGCCGTCCAGCCTGCCCATCGGGCCGCTGATCCTTGCCGCCCTCATCGTCAACCTGCGCTACCTGCTGCTGACGGCGACGCTACGACCGCTATTCCGCCCCGACCAGCAGCTCAAGGGCGCGCTGATGATGGGCATTGTCTCGGACGAAACCTGGGCCATGACCGTCGGCGAGATGTCCAAGGGGCGCGGCACCATCGGCTTCCTGCTTGGCGGCGGCGTGCTGGCCTATTGCGTCTGGATGGCCACCACCGTCACCGGCCACGTGCTGGGTTCAGCTATCGATGACCCCACCAAATACGGCCTCGATTTTGCCTTCACCGCGACTTTCCTCGCCCTGCTTTTGGGCATGTGGAAGGGCAAGGGTGATCTGGTGCCGTGGATCGTGGCCGCGCTGGTCGCCATCGTCTCGGCCAAATATATCGAAGGCAGCTGGTACATTCTGATCGGCGGCATTGTCGGCAGTCTGGCCGGCGCCATCGCAGAAAGGCTGCGCCATGCTCACTAG
- a CDS encoding AzlD domain-containing protein: MLTSPEALLAIFGMALVTFAVKAGGLLLANRLPREGFAASWLRHIPGAVLASLVAPALVTGSAAEVIAAAVTGLVFVVSRNLFAAMASGVLAVFLARLVL; encoded by the coding sequence ATGCTCACTAGTCCGGAAGCCCTGCTCGCCATTTTCGGCATGGCGCTGGTGACCTTTGCGGTCAAGGCCGGCGGCCTTCTGCTGGCCAATCGCCTGCCGCGCGAAGGCTTTGCCGCCTCGTGGCTGCGCCACATTCCCGGCGCCGTGCTGGCCTCGCTGGTTGCCCCGGCTCTGGTCACGGGTAGTGCCGCCGAAGTCATCGCCGCGGCGGTCACGGGGCTGGTGTTTGTGGTCAGCCGCAATCTCTTTGCCGCCATGGCATCGGGCGTGCTCGCGGTTTTTCTGGCCCGACTGGTGCTCTAG
- a CDS encoding FAD:protein FMN transferase — MSETSISQNAPSKWSRRQTIKVLAATLALPLGIAGISRLGEQPSFQTWHGESLGGPASLTLWNPNAAFARSTIARMRSEVERLELVFSLFRHDSELSRLNQDGRLATASPDLVAVLEAARDIAAASNGAFDPTVQPLWRLYSEHFRNQPNAISGPSALAIDGARSLVDYRQIEIGPRQVRFARPGMAVTLNGIAQGYITDRIADLLQQEGFDNSMVDVGETRAIGGRPEGGAWTIGLKNPLNALEVNRTIAISNEAMAVSGGYGQHFPGSDLHHIFDPASGRSAKRLLDVSVVAPRAMLADGLSTAIFVSGEGAKASLLALYPNTRAVLTRRDGTTA, encoded by the coding sequence ATGAGTGAAACATCCATCTCCCAAAACGCGCCGTCGAAATGGTCGCGCCGCCAAACGATCAAGGTGCTGGCGGCGACGCTGGCCCTGCCACTCGGCATTGCCGGGATCAGCAGGCTCGGCGAACAGCCATCGTTTCAGACCTGGCATGGCGAGTCGCTGGGCGGCCCGGCAAGCCTGACGCTATGGAACCCCAATGCCGCCTTTGCCCGCTCGACCATTGCCCGTATGCGCAGCGAGGTCGAACGCCTGGAACTGGTGTTCAGCCTGTTCCGTCACGACAGCGAACTCTCCCGGCTCAATCAGGATGGTCGCCTTGCAACCGCCTCGCCCGATCTGGTGGCTGTGCTTGAGGCCGCTCGCGACATCGCTGCTGCCAGCAATGGCGCCTTCGATCCCACCGTGCAGCCGCTATGGCGGCTCTATAGCGAGCATTTTCGCAATCAACCGAACGCCATTTCGGGACCCTCAGCCTTGGCCATCGATGGGGCACGATCGCTGGTCGATTATCGCCAGATTGAGATCGGTCCCCGGCAGGTGCGCTTTGCCAGGCCCGGCATGGCAGTGACGCTCAACGGCATTGCGCAAGGCTATATCACCGACCGGATCGCCGACCTGTTGCAGCAGGAAGGCTTTGACAACAGCATGGTCGACGTAGGTGAAACCCGCGCCATCGGCGGGCGACCCGAGGGCGGCGCCTGGACTATCGGCCTCAAGAACCCGCTCAATGCGCTGGAGGTCAACCGCACCATCGCCATCAGCAATGAAGCCATGGCCGTATCCGGTGGTTATGGCCAGCATTTCCCGGGGTCGGACCTGCATCATATCTTTGATCCGGCCAGCGGACGCAGCGCTAAGCGCCTGCTCGATGTCAGCGTGGTCGCGCCGCGCGCCATGTTGGCCGATGGGCTGTCGACGGCGATTTTCGTCTCGGGTGAAGGGGCCAAGGCGTCATTGCTGGCGCTCTATCCCAATACGCGGGCCGTGCTGACGCGGCGCGATGGCACCACGGCATAG